The Anabas testudineus chromosome 14, fAnaTes1.2, whole genome shotgun sequence genome includes a region encoding these proteins:
- the LOC113171146 gene encoding olfactory receptor 1-like, which produces MAQENKASTILNATFVRPASFYLSGFSNIPHEKYYYVFLCFIYIMTVLGNSFLMSVIYLVKSLHTPKYMIVFNLALTDLCGSTALIPKVLDTFLFDRRYIVYEACLSYMFFVWIFAFVQSWTLVTMAYDRFIAICFPLRYHNIITKSAVASILLVVWVFSLSLLAAAAGLLDRLSFCGSLVIQSFFCDHGPLYRLACNDTSINYIIANLVLTVIMIIPLVVIALTYVCIAIALSRIASGVERLKALKTCTSHLILVALFFLPLVGTNLAVIISYIHPNARIFNSTLTHTIPALLNPIIYSLKTEEVLNSIRKLNKNNRLRNITFCTKMSSL; this is translated from the coding sequence ATGGCCCAAGAAAACAAAGCTTCTACCATATTGAATGCCACATTTGTTCGACCTGCATCTTTTTATCTTAGTGGGTTTTCAAACATCCCTCATGAAAAATATTACTATGTCTTTTTGTGCTTCATCTATATCATGACAGTTCTTGGGAATAGTTTCCTAATGTCAGTGATTTACCTGGTCAAGTCTCTACATACTCCTAAATACATGATTGTGTTTAACCTGGCTTTGACGGATTTGTGTGGGAGCACTGCTCTCATTCCCAAAGTCTTGGacacctttttgtttgacagGAGATACATTGTCTATGAAGCTTGTTTAAGTTATATGTTCTTTGTTTGGATCTTTGCATTTGTGCAGTCATGGACACTTGTCACCATGGCTTATGACAGGTTTATTGCAATTTGCTTTCCTTTGAGGTACCATAATATCATAACTAAATCAGCTGTTGCATCCATTCTGCTTGTTGTGTGGGTTTTTTCATTGAGTCTCttagcagctgctgctgggctACTTGATCGCCTCTCCTTCTGTGGATCTTTGGTGATACAAAGCTTTTTCTGTGACCATGGACCTTTATATCGTCTGGCCTGTAATGACACATCTATAAATTACATAATTGCAAATCTTGTCTTAACTGTAATCATGATCATTCCTCTGGTAGTGATTGCATTGACATATGTTTGCATTGCCATAGCCCTGAGCAGGATTGCATCAGGAGTCGAACGACTCAAAGCATTGAAAACTTGTACTTCTCACCTGATTCTTGTGGCTCTTTTCTTTCTACCACTTGTGGGCACCAACTTAGCTGTGATTATCTCCTACATCCATCCTAATGCCAGAATCTTCAACTCTACTTTAACACACACCATACCAGCTCTGCTCAATCCTATAATTTACTctttaaagacagaagaagtgcTGAACTCTATCAgaaaacttaataaaaacaacaggctGAGGAACATAACCTTTTGCACAAAGATGTCCTCATTATAA